A part of Bacteroidota bacterium genomic DNA contains:
- a CDS encoding glycosyl hydrolase: MQKTHFPSVIFSKPSVSSGIMLMLLILSILFPSESQAQQYDESSYQALQYRSIGPFRGGRSAAVTGVAGKPMLYYFGATGGGVWKTTDGGQSWQNISDGYFGGSIGAVAVSEWDNNVMYVGGGEKTVRGNVSHGYGMWKSIDAGKTWQSIGLDASYHIARIRIHPKNPDLVYAAVMGNLYKDTEERGVYRSKDGGETWERILFANAGAGAVDLIMDPSNPRVLYASTWKIRRTPYSLESGGEGSALWKSTDGGDNWEMLNNKEGMPEGLMGIIGVTVSPANPERVWAIIENKEGGVFRSEDGGESWQRINSDRNLRQRAWYYTRIYADPVNEDKVYVANVQFWRSKDGGKSFESISTPHGDHHDLWIAPEDTDRMVIGDDGGAQVTYSGGINWSTYHNQPTSQFYRVTTDNNFPYRILGAQQDNSTVRIPSRTNGRSITDQDWTSTAGGESGFLAPHPDNPDLVYGGSYGGYLQRFDHVTRESRTINVWPDNPMGAGAEDMRIRFQWNYPIFFSPHNPDVLYTTGNQVFKTTTEGQNWEAISPDLTRNDPSTLGSSGGPITKDNTSVEYYATIFSALESYHEQGVMWTGSDDGLMHITRDGGANWENITPDARIMPEWIQINSIDIDPFNAGGLYVAATMYKHGDFAPYLYKTENYGASWKKITNGIDDEHFTRVIRADPKRAGLLYAGTESGMYISFNDGANWQPFQLNLPVVPITDLTLKNDDLVVATQGRSFWVIDDLTPLHQLSDDIADASLWLFNPRPAYRWRGGDGEVSDAGQNPPNGVVLRYNLTEDVAAEEAATIHIMDGNDVLIRSYTAADDDVPMEAGMNQFVWDMMYPEAEGFKGMIMWAGNLSGPKAVPGPYKARLVVGNDSMTTTFEIKKDPRIKATVADLQSRHVYVAEANQTLTETHQAIKRIRDIRTQVDDIITRASSYNEAEALKESGNAMLEQMKAIEETLYQTKNQSRQDPLNFPIRLNNKLAAVKGTVQQGEYRPTDQQVAVKEDITAKIKVELERLDALLEQELPAFNNMVRDLQLPAVFVEQKKKPAM; encoded by the coding sequence ATGCAAAAAACACACTTTCCCTCCGTGATCTTTTCAAAACCCTCAGTTTCGTCTGGCATCATGTTGATGTTGCTCATCCTGTCGATTTTATTCCCGAGTGAGAGTCAGGCACAGCAGTATGATGAATCATCCTACCAGGCGTTGCAGTACCGGAGCATAGGCCCGTTTCGTGGCGGGCGGTCTGCGGCAGTGACAGGGGTTGCCGGCAAGCCCATGTTATACTATTTCGGCGCTACAGGCGGTGGCGTTTGGAAAACAACTGATGGCGGACAATCCTGGCAAAACATATCAGATGGCTACTTTGGTGGCTCAATTGGCGCTGTTGCGGTAAGTGAATGGGATAACAATGTGATGTATGTGGGTGGCGGTGAAAAAACAGTGCGCGGCAATGTATCGCATGGGTACGGCATGTGGAAATCAATTGATGCCGGCAAAACCTGGCAATCGATTGGACTGGATGCATCGTATCACATCGCGAGAATTCGCATCCATCCCAAAAACCCGGACCTGGTGTATGCTGCAGTGATGGGAAACCTCTACAAAGACACGGAGGAGCGCGGCGTATATCGCAGTAAAGATGGCGGCGAAACGTGGGAACGCATCTTGTTTGCTAACGCCGGCGCTGGCGCAGTGGACCTCATCATGGACCCTTCAAATCCACGGGTCTTGTATGCCAGCACCTGGAAAATCAGGCGAACACCCTATAGCCTGGAAAGCGGTGGCGAAGGATCCGCGTTGTGGAAATCTACCGATGGCGGGGATAACTGGGAAATGCTAAACAACAAAGAGGGCATGCCAGAGGGCTTGATGGGCATCATTGGCGTGACTGTCTCGCCGGCCAATCCGGAACGCGTATGGGCCATCATCGAAAATAAAGAAGGCGGTGTCTTCAGGTCAGAAGACGGTGGAGAAAGCTGGCAGCGCATTAATAGTGACCGTAACCTGCGCCAGCGTGCGTGGTATTACACCCGCATTTATGCAGACCCGGTCAATGAAGACAAAGTTTACGTTGCAAACGTTCAGTTCTGGCGCTCCAAAGATGGCGGAAAATCTTTTGAAAGCATCAGTACCCCGCATGGCGACCACCATGACTTGTGGATTGCACCGGAAGATACCGACCGCATGGTGATCGGGGACGATGGTGGCGCGCAGGTCACATACAGCGGCGGCATCAACTGGTCGACTTATCACAACCAGCCAACCTCCCAGTTTTACCGCGTCACAACCGACAACAATTTCCCCTACCGCATCCTGGGTGCGCAGCAGGATAACTCGACAGTCCGTATTCCGAGCCGCACCAATGGCCGCAGTATTACCGACCAGGATTGGACCTCCACTGCCGGCGGCGAAAGCGGCTTTCTCGCGCCACATCCCGACAACCCGGACCTCGTTTACGGTGGATCGTATGGTGGCTATTTGCAGCGATTTGACCATGTAACGCGCGAATCCCGCACCATAAACGTTTGGCCAGATAACCCAATGGGTGCCGGCGCTGAGGACATGCGCATCAGGTTTCAATGGAACTACCCAATTTTCTTCTCTCCTCACAATCCCGATGTGCTTTATACAACGGGCAACCAGGTTTTCAAAACCACAACCGAGGGACAGAACTGGGAAGCCATCAGCCCGGACCTGACGCGCAATGATCCGTCTACCCTTGGTTCATCCGGCGGCCCGATTACCAAAGACAACACCAGCGTGGAGTACTACGCAACCATCTTTTCGGCGCTCGAATCTTATCATGAACAGGGTGTCATGTGGACAGGTTCGGACGATGGGTTGATGCACATTACCCGCGATGGCGGTGCAAACTGGGAAAACATCACTCCTGATGCCCGCATCATGCCAGAATGGATTCAGATCAACAGCATCGACATCGATCCATTTAACGCCGGCGGCTTGTATGTGGCAGCCACGATGTATAAACATGGAGACTTTGCGCCGTATCTCTATAAAACAGAGAACTATGGCGCTTCCTGGAAAAAGATTACCAATGGCATCGATGACGAACACTTTACCCGTGTAATTCGTGCGGATCCCAAACGCGCCGGCTTACTCTATGCTGGTACTGAAAGCGGGATGTACATTTCGTTCAATGATGGCGCCAACTGGCAACCCTTCCAGCTTAACCTCCCGGTTGTACCAATCACCGACCTTACCCTCAAAAATGACGACCTGGTTGTAGCAACCCAGGGCCGTTCGTTCTGGGTTATTGACGACCTGACACCTTTGCACCAGCTATCAGACGACATTGCTGATGCGTCGTTGTGGCTGTTCAATCCGCGCCCGGCCTACCGTTGGCGGGGAGGTGATGGGGAGGTGAGCGACGCCGGCCAGAACCCACCAAACGGCGTTGTCTTGCGCTACAATCTTACTGAAGACGTTGCTGCAGAGGAGGCGGCTACAATCCACATAATGGATGGCAATGATGTGCTGATCCGGTCGTACACAGCTGCAGACGACGACGTCCCGATGGAAGCCGGCATGAACCAGTTTGTATGGGACATGATGTACCCAGAAGCAGAAGGGTTCAAAGGTATGATCATGTGGGCTGGCAACCTGAGTGGCCCCAAAGCCGTCCCGGGACCCTACAAAGCACGCCTGGTGGTAGGCAATGATTCAATGACAACAACATTTGAAATCAAAAAAGACCCACGGATCAAGGCGACGGTAGCCGACCTGCAAAGCCGGCATGTTTACGTTGCTGAAGCAAACCAGACCCTGACAGAAACGCACCAGGCCATCAAGCGAATACGCGACATACGCACCCAGGTGGATGACATCATCACACGCGCCAGTTCGTATAACGAAGCAGAGGCCCTCAAAGAATCAGGCAACGCTATGCTTGAACAGATGAAGGCCATCGAAGAGACGCTCTATCAGACAAAAAACCAGAGCCGGCAGGATCCTCTCAATTTCCCGATCCGATTAAACAACAAACTGGCAGCTGTAAAAGGAACGGTACAACAAGGTGAGTACCGACCAACAGATCAGCAAGTAGCAGTTAAAGAGGATATTACCGCAAAAATTAAAGTGGAACTGGAAAGGCTCGACGCGCTGCTTGAGCAAGAACTGCCAGCATTTAATAACATGGTACGCGACCTGCAATTGCCGGCTGTTTTTGTGGAGCAGAAGAAAAAACCGGCCATGTAA
- a CDS encoding phospholipase — translation MQKAARFYTIGEASSNTESLWFVLHGYGQLANYFIRHFEAIDNGKRLIVAPEALSRFYVGGEYKRVGASWMTKVERADEVEDYLHYLNQVADHITRSFAGPVPPITVLGFSQGATTASRWVTLGNLPAKKLILWAGTVAHDLDFDKYTPTLNALNPSFVVGDKDYYITPERLEQEKAFLQSHNLKVDFIPFAGEHRLNKEVLQSIAD, via the coding sequence GTGCAAAAAGCTGCACGGTTTTACACCATAGGAGAAGCAAGCAGCAACACAGAATCTCTGTGGTTTGTGCTACACGGCTACGGTCAGTTGGCGAACTATTTCATACGCCACTTTGAGGCCATTGACAATGGCAAGCGACTGATCGTAGCACCGGAAGCGTTATCCAGATTCTACGTGGGGGGAGAATACAAACGGGTAGGAGCCAGTTGGATGACAAAGGTCGAGCGGGCGGATGAAGTTGAAGATTACCTACACTATCTGAACCAGGTTGCTGACCATATCACCCGAAGCTTTGCCGGCCCGGTGCCCCCCATAACCGTGCTCGGTTTCTCTCAAGGCGCCACTACAGCCTCTCGCTGGGTTACCCTCGGCAACCTGCCGGCAAAGAAACTCATCCTCTGGGCAGGTACAGTGGCTCATGACCTCGATTTCGACAAATACACACCCACACTTAACGCCTTGAATCCATCCTTCGTGGTTGGGGATAAAGACTACTACATCACACCCGAACGCCTTGAACAAGAAAAGGCATTCTTGCAATCACACAACCTCAAAGTTGACTTTATCCCCTTCGCCGGCGAGCATCGATTGAATAAAGAAGTGCTACAGTCAATAGCTGACTAA
- a CDS encoding DUF3179 domain-containing protein: protein MYPSLSLARRYTAIRAIRYLLLPVFLLVGCDANETIPEPIEPEVSENCIIATQEFANSTGIDAIPALVDPNLVTADEATYLRNSDLVLGLQNGDFIVAIPHNILWWHEIVNFSNTSPQLAVTFCPLTGSGLAFDRSRVNNLDFGVSGLLWRNNNVIFDRSEDTFSLWSQMGSVALCSSEGNPGKRLPPYPLVEMTWGGWKDLYPETFVVSESTGFSRNYEINPLGSYTEPDNTTLFWPMPGPADDRRLPKERILGLPDEKGGLSIPLDELEKSGHHAVLHVQYKNQPAVIFFDAGRASAWAFWLDGTHVDRNFAVQENRIVDTATETTWRVDGTAVDGPLAGAKLTPVAEAYVSYWFAWSVFQPEAILWRTDG, encoded by the coding sequence ATGTACCCTTCCCTATCTCTTGCTCGACGCTACACTGCAATACGTGCCATACGCTATCTTTTGCTGCCTGTCTTTTTATTGGTGGGATGTGATGCAAACGAAACGATTCCCGAGCCAATTGAACCGGAGGTCAGCGAAAACTGCATTATTGCCACGCAAGAATTTGCAAACAGCACGGGCATTGACGCCATTCCGGCGCTCGTAGACCCCAACCTGGTTACAGCTGACGAAGCAACCTATCTCCGCAATTCGGATTTGGTACTCGGACTGCAGAATGGCGACTTCATCGTTGCTATTCCCCACAACATTTTGTGGTGGCACGAAATTGTCAATTTCAGCAACACCTCACCCCAACTTGCCGTCACGTTCTGCCCGCTTACTGGCTCTGGACTCGCCTTTGACCGCAGCCGTGTCAACAACCTCGACTTTGGTGTATCCGGTTTATTATGGCGCAACAACAATGTGATTTTTGATCGCTCAGAAGACACCTTTTCCTTGTGGTCACAAATGGGGAGCGTGGCACTTTGCAGTTCTGAAGGCAATCCGGGCAAACGGCTGCCACCGTATCCGCTTGTAGAAATGACCTGGGGTGGATGGAAAGACCTTTATCCGGAAACCTTTGTGGTATCTGAATCAACCGGCTTTAGCCGCAATTATGAAATCAATCCGCTTGGCAGCTATACTGAGCCGGATAATACTACCCTGTTCTGGCCCATGCCAGGACCAGCAGACGATCGGCGCTTGCCAAAAGAACGCATCCTTGGCCTCCCGGATGAGAAAGGAGGCCTCTCAATTCCGCTTGATGAGTTGGAAAAATCTGGGCATCATGCAGTCCTGCATGTGCAGTACAAAAACCAGCCGGCCGTCATATTTTTTGATGCCGGCCGGGCCTCTGCCTGGGCCTTCTGGCTGGATGGCACACATGTCGACAGAAATTTCGCCGTTCAGGAAAACCGAATTGTAGATACGGCAACTGAAACAACCTGGCGCGTTGACGGCACAGCAGTTGACGGGCCATTAGCAGGAGCAAAGCTTACGCCTGTCGCAGAAGCCTATGTATCTTATTGGTTCGCCTGGTCCGTATTTCAGCCAGAGGCGATCCTGTGGCGTACTGACGGCTAA
- a CDS encoding TRAP transporter large permease subunit: protein MSPDLLGPLMFVAALALIFLGYPVAFALGGTALFFAFIGVEAGLFDWNLLLALPDRTFGVMSNYVLLAIPFFIFMGTLLEKSRLAEDLLQTIGQLFGTMRGGLALAVVFVGALLAAATGVVGASVVAMGMISLPVMLRYGYSGRLASGVIAASGTLGQIIPPSVVLVVLADQLGISVGDLFKGALVPGIMLAVLYAGYTMVVAVMRPEEAPALPPEERLLSKSELLKRVLLVMLPPLVLILVVLGSIFAGIATPTEAGALGAVGAMVLAAVNKRLTLKALVESMDATTRLTSMVLFLLIGSTAFALVFRGLYGDFWIEDLLTNLPGGVIGLLVVANVVIFVLGFFIDFFEIAFIILPLIVPAASVLGIDLVWFGVMIGMNLQTSFLTPPFGFALFYLRGVAPPTLTTADIYRGAIPFIIIQLIGLLLIILFPELVTWLL from the coding sequence ATGAGCCCGGATCTCCTAGGGCCACTGATGTTTGTGGCTGCACTTGCGTTGATTTTCCTCGGTTACCCCGTTGCTTTTGCCCTGGGCGGAACGGCTTTGTTCTTTGCCTTTATTGGCGTGGAAGCAGGACTATTTGACTGGAACCTCCTGTTGGCCCTACCCGACCGGACCTTTGGGGTTATGTCGAACTATGTTCTCCTTGCCATACCGTTTTTCATTTTTATGGGCACCCTCCTGGAGAAATCCCGGCTTGCAGAAGACTTGCTGCAAACGATCGGGCAATTGTTTGGCACCATGCGAGGTGGGCTTGCGCTGGCTGTGGTTTTTGTTGGGGCCTTGCTTGCTGCTGCCACGGGTGTCGTAGGGGCTTCTGTAGTGGCCATGGGGATGATTTCGTTGCCTGTTATGCTGCGCTATGGGTATTCTGGCCGATTGGCCTCCGGCGTTATTGCAGCCTCGGGTACGCTTGGACAAATTATTCCACCAAGCGTTGTGCTCGTCGTACTTGCAGATCAGTTGGGGATTTCTGTTGGGGATTTGTTCAAAGGGGCGCTGGTTCCGGGTATTATGCTGGCGGTACTCTATGCCGGGTACACCATGGTTGTAGCAGTGATGCGGCCTGAAGAAGCGCCGGCTTTGCCGCCTGAAGAAAGATTATTGTCGAAAAGCGAACTACTGAAACGGGTGTTGCTGGTGATGCTGCCGCCGCTTGTGCTTATCCTGGTTGTGCTGGGAAGCATCTTCGCGGGCATTGCAACGCCAACAGAGGCGGGCGCACTTGGTGCTGTGGGTGCTATGGTTCTCGCCGCAGTTAACAAGCGGCTGACGCTCAAAGCGCTGGTTGAGTCGATGGATGCTACAACGCGTCTGACGTCCATGGTGTTGTTTCTTTTGATCGGGTCGACCGCTTTTGCGCTGGTGTTTCGTGGGCTCTACGGCGATTTCTGGATTGAAGACTTGCTCACAAATTTGCCCGGTGGTGTGATAGGTCTGTTGGTCGTTGCCAATGTGGTGATTTTTGTGCTGGGCTTTTTTATCGACTTTTTTGAAATAGCCTTTATCATATTGCCACTGATTGTGCCGGCCGCATCTGTACTTGGGATCGACCTCGTTTGGTTTGGGGTAATGATCGGGATGAACCTGCAGACTTCTTTTCTGACGCCGCCTTTCGGGTTTGCCTTGTTTTACCTGCGGGGGGTTGCACCGCCTACATTGACAACAGCCGATATATACCGTGGCGCTATTCCCTTTATTATCATCCAACTGATAGGTCTCTTGCTCATCATCCTCTTTCCTGAACTGGTTACCTGGCTGCTCTAA
- a CDS encoding TRAP transporter small permease subunit — translation MRLWLRVASQIDRLNERIGKLVYWLALVMVLIGAYNALARYIDRFTGWGMSSNTYIELQWYLFSVLFLLGAAYTLRHDKHVRVDVFYGRLSARGKAWVNLLGTLLFLFPFCVLMLIMSWPSVVNSWSVWEMSPDPGGLPRYPIKTIIPIAFILLILQGVSMVIHQVAILRNTDAATGEEQLTVGGEA, via the coding sequence ATGCGTTTGTGGCTCCGTGTTGCTTCTCAAATTGATCGTCTCAACGAACGAATCGGCAAGCTGGTCTATTGGCTTGCACTGGTTATGGTGTTGATTGGGGCGTACAATGCGCTTGCTCGATACATTGACAGGTTCACTGGTTGGGGCATGAGCTCCAATACTTACATCGAACTGCAGTGGTACCTGTTCAGTGTACTGTTCTTGTTGGGGGCCGCCTATACACTGCGGCACGACAAGCATGTGCGGGTCGATGTGTTTTATGGCCGGCTCTCAGCGCGCGGTAAAGCCTGGGTCAATCTTCTCGGGACGCTTCTTTTTCTCTTCCCCTTCTGCGTCCTGATGCTCATCATGTCGTGGCCCTCTGTTGTGAACTCCTGGTCTGTATGGGAGATGTCTCCTGATCCCGGCGGTTTACCCCGATATCCCATCAAAACCATTATCCCAATTGCCTTTATACTCCTCATTTTACAGGGGGTATCTATGGTCATTCACCAGGTAGCGATTCTGCGAAATACAGATGCTGCTACAGGCGAAGAACAGCTGACTGTGGGAGGTGAAGCATGA
- a CDS encoding DUF6435 family protein, with protein sequence MLSLFKKNPTKKLEKEYNQLLEKARDAQRSGDIKLFATISAQAEEVWTKIEAIRDKQ encoded by the coding sequence ATGCTGAGTTTATTCAAAAAGAATCCGACCAAGAAGCTCGAAAAAGAATACAACCAGTTACTGGAAAAAGCCCGTGATGCCCAGCGTTCGGGTGATATTAAGCTGTTTGCTACCATTTCTGCGCAAGCAGAAGAGGTGTGGACCAAAATTGAAGCGATCAGGGACAAACAGTAG
- a CDS encoding alkane 1-monooxygenase, with product MTARIKLLKYLSAFTLPLTMAIALSLGGWWSFLPFVYVFGLIPGVELFLKPQPINLTAAEEALAKADPFFDWLLYLTIPTQLGFLAWYLISINTHAFEAFEYVGLVLSMGIMCGVFGINVGHELGHRTKNHEIKLAKIALASSLYMHFYIEHNRGHHKRVATYDDPATARLGENIFVFWIRSITFSFLSAWEIEAKRLKKKSQPWFSLHNEMLQFMFIQACILIGIAILFSIQTMAFFILAALVGILLLETVNYIEHYGLQRTLKENGRFERTNPHHSWNSNHVIGRLMLFELSRHSDHHYEASRKYQVLRHHDESPQMPTGYPGMMVMALMPPLWFYVMHRRLDAISTEVEPTAT from the coding sequence ATGACTGCACGCATCAAACTTCTGAAATACCTGAGCGCTTTCACACTCCCCCTGACAATGGCAATTGCCCTGAGCTTGGGCGGCTGGTGGAGCTTTTTGCCATTTGTTTACGTTTTCGGACTTATTCCGGGCGTTGAGCTTTTTCTTAAGCCACAACCCATCAACCTCACTGCAGCAGAAGAAGCACTCGCCAAGGCCGATCCATTTTTTGACTGGCTACTCTATCTCACCATCCCTACACAACTCGGTTTTCTCGCCTGGTACCTGATCAGCATCAACACGCATGCTTTTGAGGCCTTTGAATATGTTGGTCTTGTATTATCCATGGGTATTATGTGCGGCGTTTTCGGAATTAACGTTGGGCACGAATTGGGGCACCGGACCAAAAACCATGAAATCAAGCTTGCTAAAATTGCACTGGCAAGCTCCCTCTACATGCATTTCTACATTGAACACAACCGCGGCCACCACAAGCGGGTTGCGACGTACGACGACCCGGCAACAGCACGGCTTGGGGAGAACATTTTTGTATTCTGGATCAGAAGCATCACCTTCAGCTTCCTGTCTGCCTGGGAGATAGAAGCAAAACGGTTGAAAAAAAAGAGCCAGCCCTGGTTTTCGTTGCACAATGAAATGCTACAATTTATGTTCATTCAGGCCTGCATCCTGATTGGCATCGCAATCCTATTTAGCATCCAAACCATGGCCTTCTTTATCCTGGCTGCTTTGGTTGGTATCCTGCTCCTGGAAACTGTCAATTACATTGAGCACTACGGTCTCCAGCGCACCTTAAAAGAAAATGGACGGTTCGAACGCACAAATCCACATCATTCGTGGAATTCCAACCATGTGATAGGACGCCTGATGCTTTTTGAGTTGTCGCGGCATTCTGATCATCACTACGAGGCAAGCCGCAAATACCAGGTGCTCCGCCACCACGATGAGAGTCCGCAAATGCCAACGGGTTACCCTGGTATGATGGTGATGGCCCTTATGCCTCCGCTCTGGTTTTATGTGATGCACCGCCGGCTTGACGCAATAAGTACCGAAGTAGAACCCACTGCGACCTAA
- a CDS encoding AAA family ATPase → MSDLFQEAAKRYRMSNAPLADRMRPRSLHTFIGQQHILGAGKLLRRSIEADRISSLIFFGPPGTGKTTLARIIANTTSSHFLALNAVLAGVKDIREAIQKAQQRISLHQQRTILFVDEVHRFNKAQQDALLPHVENGTVVLIGATTENPYFEVIKALVSRSRIFELRTLTEEDLFQVVEMALRDKERGFGDRNVVIDPKALAHLVSTANGDARSLLNALELAVETTPPDESGQLFISLEVAEDSIQQRAVLYDKEGDAHFDTISAFIKSLRGSDADAALYWMARMIYAGENPRFILRRMLIFAAEDIGLADPRALQIATAAAQGFEYVGMPEGRFLLAECCLYLATAPKSNSSLAFFDALHFVQEELSHDVPNHLKDGSRDKKGLGHGEGYAYPHAFRDHYVPQQYLPNEMQGTYFYKPGEMGYEKDVAERLQQQRERDGEEGLQKRLERYKKEGGAK, encoded by the coding sequence ATGTCTGATCTTTTTCAGGAAGCTGCCAAACGGTACAGGATGTCAAATGCGCCCCTTGCAGATCGCATGCGGCCGCGGTCTTTGCATACGTTTATTGGGCAGCAGCATATTCTTGGCGCCGGCAAGTTGTTGCGGCGTTCCATCGAGGCAGATCGTATTTCATCGCTCATTTTCTTTGGCCCGCCCGGGACAGGTAAAACGACGCTTGCCCGTATTATCGCCAATACCACCTCTTCCCACTTTCTTGCGCTGAATGCGGTGTTGGCCGGAGTTAAGGATATTCGTGAAGCTATCCAGAAAGCGCAACAGCGTATTTCATTGCATCAGCAACGTACGATCCTGTTTGTGGATGAGGTGCACCGGTTCAACAAGGCGCAACAAGATGCATTACTGCCGCATGTGGAAAACGGAACGGTTGTACTTATTGGTGCGACTACAGAGAATCCGTATTTCGAGGTGATCAAGGCGCTGGTGAGTCGGTCTCGCATTTTTGAGCTCCGAACCCTCACGGAAGAAGACCTTTTTCAGGTGGTCGAAATGGCGCTCCGCGACAAAGAGCGCGGGTTTGGCGATCGCAACGTAGTTATTGACCCTAAAGCGTTGGCGCACCTCGTGTCTACTGCAAATGGCGATGCACGCTCGCTGTTGAACGCACTCGAACTTGCTGTAGAAACCACACCGCCAGATGAGTCGGGGCAGCTATTTATCTCCCTTGAAGTGGCTGAAGACAGTATCCAGCAGCGGGCCGTGCTGTATGACAAAGAGGGCGACGCGCACTTTGATACCATCAGTGCTTTCATCAAAAGCTTGCGTGGCTCCGACGCGGATGCTGCATTGTACTGGATGGCGCGTATGATTTACGCCGGCGAAAATCCGCGCTTCATTCTTCGGAGGATGCTCATTTTTGCTGCAGAGGACATCGGCCTCGCAGATCCACGCGCATTACAAATTGCTACGGCAGCTGCACAAGGCTTTGAGTACGTGGGCATGCCTGAGGGGCGATTTCTGTTGGCTGAGTGCTGCCTGTATCTGGCTACCGCGCCAAAAAGCAATAGCTCGCTGGCCTTCTTCGATGCACTCCATTTTGTCCAGGAAGAGCTTTCACATGATGTCCCTAACCACTTAAAAGATGGCAGTCGGGACAAAAAAGGATTGGGGCATGGTGAAGGGTATGCGTATCCCCATGCCTTTCGCGACCATTATGTGCCGCAACAATACCTGCCCAACGAAATGCAGGGTACCTATTTTTACAAGCCTGGGGAGATGGGATATGAAAAAGACGTTGCCGAACGATTGCAACAGCAACGTGAACGTGATGGTGAAGAAGGGCTTCAGAAGCGGCTTGAACGCTACAAGAAAGAAGGGGGAGCCAAGTGA
- a CDS encoding uracil-DNA glycosylase: MLLQPVWDIIASNIFPMPSSEGLFNPYNDRSDAFDVPHAIEARRQNFKNYLACYKERPRIFLLAEAPGPWGCRFSGVPLVSESMLVDPGFPIHGDATSLAEKPHGEYTAKIYWRVLGPYFPQFFTWNSVPFHPYKPDKPLSIRNPGNREVQVYTETLKQIIDVMQPEKVLSIGRKAEYAFSKIDVPCTYIRHPSQGGAKIFEAGIQEVLEELQLGPV, encoded by the coding sequence ATGTTATTGCAGCCTGTTTGGGATATCATTGCGTCAAATATCTTTCCGATGCCTTCCAGCGAAGGGTTGTTCAATCCTTACAATGACCGCTCGGATGCTTTTGATGTGCCGCATGCCATTGAGGCTCGCCGGCAAAACTTTAAAAATTACCTGGCTTGCTACAAGGAGCGCCCACGCATTTTCTTGCTGGCAGAAGCACCTGGTCCGTGGGGCTGCCGGTTTTCTGGAGTGCCCCTCGTAAGTGAGTCGATGCTGGTTGATCCAGGTTTTCCTATTCACGGTGATGCAACCAGCCTGGCCGAAAAGCCACACGGCGAATATACCGCAAAAATATATTGGCGCGTTCTTGGTCCTTATTTTCCGCAGTTTTTTACGTGGAATAGCGTACCCTTTCATCCGTATAAACCCGACAAGCCTTTGTCCATCCGGAATCCAGGCAACCGGGAGGTACAGGTCTATACGGAGACGTTAAAGCAAATTATTGACGTAATGCAGCCGGAAAAGGTGCTTTCAATTGGTCGCAAAGCGGAATATGCGTTTTCAAAAATTGATGTGCCGTGTACCTACATCCGGCATCCTTCGCAGGGGGGCGCAAAGATATTTGAAGCCGGTATACAGGAGGTACTGGAAGAACTGCAACTTGGGCCTGTCTAG